The Candidatus Binatia bacterium genomic interval CTTTTGAAGCTCATCAAAGAGGGGCGGGTGAGACGAGAGGGCGGGCGCTACGTTCTGGCGGCGGCGTAATGGGAATTTTCGGAGTGATCCTTCACTTCGTTCAGGATGACAATCCCCTAAGGAGTAATGCTGAGCCCTTCACTTTCTGTCATGCTGAAATATGAACGAAGCGAAGCATCTCTCTTTTCCGCTCAGGGTAGGCTCCGCGAAGAATCTCAGTTTTGTCTTACTTCTCCATGATCACGACGGGTAGTCCCTGGCTCACGAATTGTTTGGCTTGGGCCTCGGCGTCGCTCCGGCTGGAAAAAATTCCCGCCTGCACACGATAGTAGGTACTCTCATTCCTGCGGAAGGGGACGATCGTCACCTCCGACGGTTGTGCCAAGCTGTTGCCGAGCTGGTCTTTCAGCTTGGCGGCGTTTTCCATGTCGGCGAAGGAGCCGATCTGCAAAGTATAATCCAATCGGTCGCGGATTTTTTCGATCCTGGCGGGTCCGTCGATCACCTCGATGCGCACCGGAACGGTGCCCGAGCCGATCATTCCCAAAGATTGAGCGGCGGCATAGGAGAGATCGAGGATCCGTCCTTTGGCAAACGGGCCGCGATCGGTGATGGTGACCTCCGTCGATCGGCCG includes:
- a CDS encoding septal ring lytic transglycosylase RlpA family protein; amino-acid sequence: MIKRIFPSGIPACLILSCLAACSLPVTKTNLPTSGRPTQTGIASWYGPGFHGKLTASGAVYDPRDLTAAHQTLPLGTRVMVVNLKTGRSTEVTITDRGPFAKGRILDLSYAAAQSLGMIGSGTVPVRIEVIDGPARIEKIRDRLDYTLQIGSFADMENAAKLKDQLGNSLAQPSEVTIVPFRRNESTYYRVQAGIFSSRSDAEAQAKQFVSQGLPVVIMEK